The sequence below is a genomic window from Colius striatus isolate bColStr4 chromosome 17, bColStr4.1.hap1, whole genome shotgun sequence.
CACAGAACTTGCATGTTTTATGTCAAAGGACAAAGGGGTGTTGAACTGGGGAAGTGCCAGGGGTGATCTTGTTAGTGATCTCCTCCAAGGCTTTGGGACAGAGAACGCTGGGAATGGTGACTTCTTAAACACCAGTTAGATAATGTAGCTGTAGTGGGTCTGTCACTGAGGCAGTCCAGTTCTGTTTAATTTGGATTTTGTGATCAGTCATCTTCATATTTGTGTCATGTGAAAGGAACTAGCAGTGCCTTTGGATGTTACACTCAGCACCTCTCGAGGGCTGGTGAAGTGCAATGAATGAAAGTAAGTAAAATACCTTCCTGTGGTGGGATGAAAGGTCTTGCAGGGACAGAAGCACCATTGTTGGCAATACTAGTAGCAGCATTTGAGTTGCTGACTGTCTGCTTTGTCCTGCAGATGCAGAACAGGCTCCTGGTACTAAGTCACTCTTTCTGAATGGGGCCCGCTCCTCGTCACTTCTCATGTCCTCGGGAGCTTTTCCACGTGCTGCATTCCCTGAATGCAGGTAGGTTACAGATGGGTTCCCCCTCTTGCTCTTTCTGTCCCTTTAAGTTATGTCTTCTTGTATTTTGCCTTTCTTATGAGGCTGTATAGTCACAGATTCTGAAATCTAACTTCTGTGCttttcacttggctgatttctAGCCTTGATGCTTCTCCTGATGCCCCAGCTCTTGGCCTTGGAGAATGCTCACTTTATTTTCATGCCAGTGACTACTGTAGTTAGTTCTGAACCACTTCTACCTGCCATTGTGTATTTCCCCCATGGGGAAAGACAGTTCCCAGCCTCACTGCATGAAATGAGAAGCCTGGAAGCATTTGGTGCCAAATGTTTGTTATGAAGACAGTTGTAGAACAAGTAGCTGGGTGCAGCTGTTGTTCCCTCTTGGGTTACCTCCTGCAATTTTACCTCTTTTAAGTGAAAAGTACATTTTTCTAGAATAGCTTTTCAGAGTGACAGATGGAAGGgcttgggagggacctttagagctcatccagtcccatgctctgctaaagcagctccgacctagatcaggtcacacaggatcgtgtccaggtgggttttgaagccctccctAGCAGGAGGCTGcacccctccctgggcagcctgggccagggctccctcacctcagcactggaagagttttcccttttaaagtagttgaaaaagaactttttgtgctccagcttcccTCAGTACCAGTGCTGTATGAACTGCTGGCACACTGGGAAACAGCATTGCAACATCCAAACAGTTGTGCTGTACAAAGTGTAGTGGCTTCCTGGAGCACAAGCTTCACAGGTTTGCTTTTCTCACTAGTAGAGTGAAGGCAGCACTGCAGTGAACCCTCAGCAGGCACAAAGTAACGGCCAAGGCAGCGCCTCTTGCATTTGCTCTAAAGAGAAACTCCCAAGTGAAGGCAAAGCAGGGTGGGGCTGCTTCTGGGATGTGCGTggcccaggagagctgctgaCGCTGCGCTCTGTCCTCCCCCTGCAGCGCCCCCGTGTACCTTTACCGGCTGATGGCAGTGGTGGTGCACCACGGGGACATGCACTCGGGGCACTTCGTGACGTACCGGCGCTGCCCGGCGCCGCCCCGCAGCCCGCTGGCCGCCAGCCCGCAGTGGCTCTGGGTGTCGGATGACACTGTCCGCAGGGCCAGCCTGCAGGAGGTGCTCTCTGCCAGCGCTTACTTGCTGTTCTATGAGCGTGTTCACTCGAGGGTGCAGCACCAGAGCGTGGAGTGGAGGGCTCAAGAGTGATTATGGGAGCTGAAGGACAAAACCTGGCCAAGTTCCTCTCATGAGATCCTCGTGGCACCTCCTGTTATGCAAATAACCCACCACAGGCCCTTTAACTTTGCCCTTTTCCCCCGTGGCAGTGGCTGCctcctgctgggagctgtgcttTGTACCAAAACCACACTCTGCAGCCCAAAGCTGTATCTGCATTAGAGAAGCATCTGTTCTGTGAGGCAGCAGTTTTGTCAAGGTCACAGCTCTGAAGCAGACATTTCAAGCAGGCTTCCCAAGGCTGTGTTCCCCCTTGTGACAGCTAGGGAAGTTGTCAGAGGGACATGCCTAATCCTGGACATTTCACTGCAGACGTTTCTGAGCAGGGGAGCCCCAGGAGCAGTCGATGTGGAACTGCTGTTGTCAAAGGCAATGATTTAAGGAACAAAAAGTGCCTTGAGCTGCTTTGAATAGCCACAGTACCATCCTCTGAGCCCACTGCCCCCTGTCAGCTGCATTTGATAAACATCTCAAGATGATGGGGTAACCTGCTAATGGAATCAGGTTTCTCTTGCTCTCCCAGCTCACCAGCAAGAGGCATCTCTACATAACATCCACGATCCAAAACTCAGCTTCCCTGTTCACGTCATTGTCCTCATGTTTCAGCTCTTTACACTTCACAGAAGGACTCCTGCTGACTCCAAGTGGTTTCCTTTCCCCAGATAAAAAGAGATACGTTTTTTAGCTCTAAAGACTCGAGACCCCTGATTTATTGCTCTGTGTCTTTGGGATACAGCTGAAATGAAGAGCCAGAAGCATTTGCTAGCAGTCAGCACTGTCATTTCCTTTGTCACTATGGCTGCTTGTAGTGTTGACTACAACTTTTAATGCTGTGACTTCAAGGCTACTGTCATTGGTGTTCTGGATTTGCTTTTACCTATTTTGATGCTGAAGACTGCCATTTCTCATCAACCCTTCAGATAGATGCTGTCTTGGCTTGCAGCTGAGCTTTAGGGCTTGTACTGGTGGTGATTGTGAGCTGAGAGGTACAGTAGCTCCAGTGTCCTGGGTAAGTTAGAGTACAGGTGGCTGAATCAAGACCATGAGCACTTCCTTTTCCTGTGAAGCAGTACAGCAGCCTGAGAAGAATGATGGCACTGCCTGAGATACACAGATTGCCATGTAAGCAGAAGGTGTACTCTGCTGCTCTAGATTGTCTGACatgtcagaaaaaataaatcctgaACAAAGtgcagagggagaagcagcaaaaaaatgcccttttgctttaaaatgatCAGGAATCAAGTATGGAGGCTAGTTTTAGCTCTTTTCTATCCTTTTAAGACATTCTGACTAACTCATCAGACAAGCTTTTTGAGTGTAAAAGAGCAACTGAGTTTGCAAATAGTAAGGACTGTCTTAATAGTTTTTTTAGGGCAACTTTGTACCTCATACATTCACATTGCTGCCCAAAGCTCAGAGGCATTCAGAGCTCCTGAGTGGGAGGCTCAAAACCAGCCAACACAGGAGTGGTAATGGATGTATATGCAAAACTATTTACACAACTCATCATTCCAGAGTATGGAACACAATTCCTGCTCCAAGCAATGCTCATAGAACATGCAATAGTCTTTATAATCCATCCACGTACTAGTTCTGAGAGGTCTCCCTGTCTGTGCTAGGCCTAGCAGTAGCGTGGTTTTCACCTTTCTGCTTTAAGTTATGGAAAAActacaacaaaaaacaacctaGAAAGGTGCAAAATGCCCCAAAGACCAAAGGCCATGGAACAAAGACCTAATGGACTTGCAGAAGGTGGAAGGCAGCATGGGTGTGCAGCAGCAATGCTGGGTGTCATCTAGGAAAAGACATCATGCAAAGCAGGTCTCCCTGAACCTCAGAACTGGACATTTCCACTGCCAGCACTGTACATTCTGCAATTCTGGGGTCTGTTTGGAGTTTAACTGAAGTTTTGAGAAGTTCATCTGAACAGGTCACTTGGCTTTGAAAGCAGCAACGCTGCAGGGGGGGGCAGAcggcacacacacagcagatGAAGCCTCGACCTCATCAGCTTGTTCCAGGGACATAAACCTACACAGTGCTGCACCTGCAAGGTGTTCTTCTTTGgaacagagctgctttccagcaggggTCAGCTTGATGAGAATCACAGCTCAGTTCCACTCATACAGAGATTTACTTTGCAAGCTCCCTCAAGGGCCATGGAGATGAGGGTTAAGGAGTTGCTGTTTGTTCTGTCACCCTCGGGAAGGAGGAGATGTTTTTGGCTTAGCCCTTGGTGTGAGGAAGGGAGCAAGTGTCAGCACCTCAGTCCTAGTCCTGAGCTGTGCTAGGTTCTCCCAGCCTAACAGGAAGAGCAAAGAGCTCTGCAGATGTTTGCCACCCAAGCCCTCACCTTTGAAGTCACTGGGCTCTGTGCAGGCACCATGAAGCTCATGAAGTGCTGTCATTACTCACAAGCTTCTGTGGTGGAGGAGGTGTTAATAAAATGTAGAAGGTTAAACACCACCAGATAAGAGCTCCAAGATGACATCtctctgtttgggtttttcttgtcttattttgtttgttatttaaaataatgtgtGTTCTAGTCAAACACTGTGCTGCTGTTTGAAGTTGCATTTTCACTTCAGGGTATTTTTGTAACTGTACAGTAGCAATAAAAGAACAAACTTATTAAGAAAAGGTAGCTGTTCACGTGTCTTAATGTCTTGAAACAAAAATCCAAGCTGTAAGCCAAACTGCATCCCCTGTatccagcagaagcagcacttcACAGTCTCTGGATAAGCAGCATTCATGCAGGAGCTCTTGGTGCTATATACAGGTACCATATAGGGGCAGAGTGTGGGAAATGCCAACCCTAATTGTCTAAACAGACATTACTTCCACAGCCCTCATGGACCCACAACAGAAGGACAAAGCCCATCAGTAGTTTAGGTGCTTGTGGCCTGGTTACACAGGGAACACAGTCTCAGTACTCACCACTGCTTGATTCCACAAGACATGCTGGGGACTTGGAATGGTCTTTCTTCATTTCAGCAGGATCCAGTCAGCATGGAAGGTGATAGCTTTCAGGCAGTCAGAATGCAATCCCTAGGGATAATTATTTAGAAAAACAGACACTCTTAGGAGTTACAACCTTTTGTGCTGCCTTTGGCCTTGTCAATAGTCCAACCCAGTCTTTCCCCAAAAGGTCATCTTCTGCTCCCTGGTTTCTGCACAGACTAAGGATGGACAGAAGGGGAGGCTTTGTGCTTCCTACTGCCCCACTACACCATGATCTGAGAGAACTGTCTCCCCTGTCAGCACATGAGGTAGAGCAGCAGAGGAACACAAGCAGCAAAAGTCAAAGAGACCGTCAAACACGCAGCCAGCCATTCTGCACTCCCTGTGTTCACAGCTCAGTGCTCCTCTCTTTTGTGGCAGTCTCATTTggagtttgtttttcaaaaaccaaacaaaccataGCTCACTGACAGAGCAAACAGGAACCTGTCACCTCTGGAACAGTATCAGCTTCCAGGCTCACTCTAAATGATTACATCTTGTACTTTACAGCATTtataaactatttcactgctaTCTGAAGGACACTGTGGTAAGATTTGATCTTTCTGGAATAATGGCTAAAGATGAATTGAGAACAAGTTTTCTCCTGAGCAAAACAAGGGTATTACTCATTAAATATATGTATCAGTAGGACTACAGCAacatttcacagagaaaaagtgTCCTTGGCATTTAAAATCAGTAGTCACAGTCTTTATTAGCAATTTACCAAGTAAGCCACCTCCAATCCTGGCTTGATTTGTTCATCTAGTACTGTGGATCATCAGAGACAGCAACTGAACAAGAACCTGAGAGTTATATCAGGGGAAGAAAGCTTCTGTCTTCAGGCACAAAAGAGCCGGTGCTTGACTGCTGAACACGTCACTTGCTGGCTACAGCCATCACTTTGCGGAACGTGAGGTTGACTCTCGGGGCAAGAACTCCCCTGCGGACAGGCACGCTGTGGTACCAGTACACGTTGGTGGGGTGCTTCATCAGCAGAAGGCTGCCATGGGCCAGCTGCAGCTTGATGGGCTTGATGTGGCGTGGGGCATTTTTCCCTCTGGACTCACAGTGCCTGAAAACAAAGTCCCTGCAAGCTCCAAAGGACACAGATGCAATGGGGCTGCGTGGGACCAGTTCTCTCTCATCATCTCGGTGTTCACCGATGTGGTCTCCACCATCTTTGTACCTGCACACAGGAGAGATTAATGAGCTCTCCTACCAATCCAATTAAATCAACTTGTTTATCTGTCAATAGCATTGCACATGCAATTTTTTGCTTGAACAAGCTGCTTGATGCAACTGGGAAGCAGACATACCTGTTAAtgagaacaaaattaaaagcatgtCCTGTGTGCAAAGCGACACGGTCTCTGATGCGCGTCAGGACTGGGATCCATGGCTTAGGAGAGAAGGTAACACCCGAGTAAGTGTATGTTAACTCGGGGTCTCCATAGGTGACCTGCTTCCTTGGAATGTCATGCCACTTGCCAAACACGTGCAGTTTTGTCATTTCAGCTGTTTAAACAAGAAGGATCAAAACCAAGTCAGTGTTACCTCAGCAGTTCATGGTTTCAACAGTCTCCCTTGATTCAGAGCTTCTGTGGAGCTCCAGTGGGACAACAGAAATGATGATAACCCACAAGTTGTCACCTGTGTTCAGATGATTCTGTCCCAACACAGAACTCTCAAGGTTGATGCTGCCTTACTACCCCCTTGGAATGGGGTGAATGGGACCAGCACCCCCATCATATGCTGTAGCTGAATTAATGTGACTATGGATGTTTCATATACTACAACCACTACCAAGCTGCTGTCGCCCTTTCAGGATTACCTCAGTTCTCTTAAAACACTCATGAATCCACCTGACACACACTTCAAGCCAAGCAAAACTAACTCTGCAGGACCTGTGCTTGTTCTTCACTGCTCAGCGACACGTTTCCCTGCAGAAACCTCTCTGCCAGCTAGCAGCCCTGTCCTGGCCACGGGAATCATGCCGGGACTCGCCCTGGGCGGCCCGGGCAGGGAAACACCGCACCGGGCAGGGACCAGAGCGGCGTCTGTGGCACTCGGAGCTGGAGGCCGAGTCCCTCAACGGCCGTTACCTTCGAAGtactccacctcctcttccagctgctggaAAATCTCGTCAGCCTCGGCCTTGCCGAAGAGGAGGCGATAGTCGCAGTTCAGGCCCTCAGCGCGGATCTCCTGCCAGCCGGGCTGCTCCG
It includes:
- the ALKBH2 gene encoding DNA oxidative demethylase ALKBH2, with the protein product MDRYVVKRPPEEAGRGGKRPRPEQPGWQEIRAEGLNCDYRLLFGKAEADEIFQQLEEEVEYFEAEMTKLHVFGKWHDIPRKQVTYGDPELTYTYSGVTFSPKPWIPVLTRIRDRVALHTGHAFNFVLINRYKDGGDHIGEHRDDERELVPRSPIASVSFGACRDFVFRHCESRGKNAPRHIKPIKLQLAHGSLLLMKHPTNVYWYHSVPVRRGVLAPRVNLTFRKVMAVASK